Proteins encoded by one window of Microbacterium testaceum:
- a CDS encoding pyruvate carboxylase, whose amino-acid sequence MFSKILVANRGEIAIRAFRAAYEVGARTVAVYPYEDRASLHRLKADEAYQIGERGHPVRAYLDVDEIIRVARECGADAIYPGYGFLSENPELAEKAAAHGITFIGPPADVLAMAGNKVTAKDHAIAAGVPVLRSTPASDDIDELLAQADEIGFPVFAKAVAGGGGRGMRRVESMGELAPALAEAMREAQSAFGDPRMFLEQAVQRPRHVEVQILADATGETVHLFERDCSVQRRHQKVIEIAPAPNLDDAVRQDLHRYAVAFARSIGYQNAGTVEFLLETAGPRAGEVVFIEMNPRIQVEHTVTEEVTDVDLVQSQMRIAAGATLAELHLQQDDIHLRGAALQCRITTEDPTQGFRPDTGKITTYRSPGGAGIRLDGGTTAAGSQVSPHFDSMLSKLSCRGRDFEAAVSRARRALAEFRIRGVSTNIPFLQAVLDDPAFVAGDLSTSFIDERPELLKGRESKDRGTKILSWLVDTTVNRPNGENPLSIDPSAKLPTLDLAAPAPAGSRQRLQQLGPAGFAKALREQTALAVTETTFRDAHQSLLATRVRTRDLARVAPYVARLTPGLLSVEAWGGATYDVALRFLGEDPWERLDALREALPNVAIQMLLRGRNTVGYTPYPTEVTDAFVTEAAASGVDIFRIFDALNDVSQMRPAIDAVLGTGTAVAEVALCYTGDLLDPAEDLYTLDYYLGLAEQIVDAGAHILAIKDMAGLLRPAAAAKLVTALRERFDLPVHVHTHDTAGGQLATLLAASAAGADAVDAASAPMAGTTSQPSLSALVAALAHTERDTGLDLGAVSDLEPYWEAVRHLYRPFESGLAGPTGRVYRHEIPGGQLSNLRQQAIALGLADDFELIEDMYAAADRILGRVPKVTPSSKVVGDLALHLAAVKADPADFEQNPEKYDVPDSVVSFMAGELGDLPGGWPEPFRSKVLAGRDAKTGTTPLTDDDTAALAGESAERRSRLNRLLFPGPTRTFEQTRETYGDLSVLSTADYLYGLQSGGEHTVEIERGVQLFVGLEAVGEADDKGMRTVMTTLNGQLRPVFVRDRSIDVEARQAEKADTSKPGQMAAPFSGVVTLKASPGDRVSAGQAVASIEAMKMEAAITAPVDGVVERVAIGTTQQVEAGDLLLVIRQAQ is encoded by the coding sequence ATGTTCTCGAAAATCCTGGTCGCCAATCGCGGCGAGATCGCGATCCGCGCGTTCCGCGCCGCTTACGAGGTCGGAGCCCGCACCGTCGCGGTGTATCCGTACGAGGATCGCGCCTCCCTCCACCGTCTGAAGGCCGATGAGGCCTACCAGATCGGCGAGCGGGGCCACCCCGTGCGCGCCTATCTCGACGTCGACGAGATCATCCGCGTCGCCCGGGAGTGCGGGGCAGATGCCATCTACCCGGGCTACGGCTTCCTCTCCGAGAACCCTGAGCTCGCCGAGAAGGCCGCCGCCCACGGGATCACCTTCATCGGGCCTCCCGCTGACGTGCTCGCCATGGCGGGCAACAAGGTGACGGCGAAGGACCACGCGATCGCGGCCGGCGTGCCGGTGCTGCGCTCGACGCCCGCGTCCGACGACATCGACGAGCTCCTCGCCCAGGCCGACGAGATCGGCTTCCCGGTCTTCGCCAAGGCCGTCGCCGGCGGCGGGGGGCGCGGTATGCGCCGCGTCGAGTCGATGGGCGAGCTCGCCCCGGCCCTCGCCGAGGCCATGCGCGAGGCGCAGAGCGCGTTCGGCGATCCCCGCATGTTCCTCGAGCAGGCCGTGCAACGCCCGCGTCACGTCGAGGTGCAGATCCTCGCGGATGCCACGGGCGAGACCGTTCACCTGTTCGAGCGCGACTGCTCGGTGCAGCGCCGCCACCAGAAGGTCATCGAGATCGCGCCGGCGCCGAACCTCGACGATGCCGTGCGGCAGGACCTGCACCGCTACGCCGTCGCGTTCGCCCGCTCGATCGGCTACCAGAACGCCGGAACCGTCGAGTTCCTGCTCGAGACCGCGGGGCCGCGAGCGGGCGAGGTCGTCTTCATCGAGATGAACCCGCGCATCCAGGTCGAGCACACCGTGACCGAGGAGGTCACCGACGTCGACCTCGTGCAGTCGCAGATGCGCATCGCGGCGGGGGCGACCCTCGCCGAGCTGCACCTGCAGCAGGACGACATCCACCTGCGGGGCGCGGCGTTGCAGTGCCGCATCACGACCGAGGACCCCACGCAGGGCTTCCGCCCCGACACCGGCAAGATCACGACGTACCGCTCGCCCGGTGGCGCCGGCATCCGCCTCGACGGCGGCACGACCGCCGCGGGCTCGCAGGTGAGCCCGCACTTCGACTCGATGCTGTCGAAGCTGTCGTGCCGTGGCCGTGACTTCGAGGCCGCCGTGTCCCGCGCCCGCCGCGCCCTCGCCGAGTTCCGCATCCGCGGGGTCTCGACGAACATCCCGTTCCTGCAGGCCGTGCTCGACGACCCCGCCTTCGTCGCGGGCGACCTCAGCACCTCGTTCATCGACGAGCGCCCCGAGCTGCTGAAGGGCCGCGAGTCCAAGGACCGCGGCACGAAGATCCTCTCGTGGCTCGTGGACACCACGGTCAACCGCCCGAACGGCGAGAACCCGCTGTCGATCGACCCGTCGGCTAAGCTCCCGACCCTCGACCTGGCGGCCCCGGCCCCCGCGGGCTCGCGTCAGCGTCTGCAGCAGCTCGGTCCCGCCGGCTTCGCGAAGGCCCTGCGCGAGCAGACCGCCCTCGCCGTCACCGAGACCACGTTCCGCGACGCGCACCAGTCGCTGCTCGCCACACGCGTGCGCACCCGCGACCTCGCGCGCGTGGCCCCCTACGTGGCCCGGCTGACGCCCGGGTTGCTGTCGGTCGAAGCGTGGGGCGGGGCGACCTACGACGTCGCGCTGCGCTTCCTCGGCGAAGACCCGTGGGAGCGTCTCGACGCCCTCCGCGAGGCGCTGCCGAACGTGGCGATCCAGATGCTGCTGCGCGGGCGCAACACCGTCGGCTACACCCCGTACCCCACGGAGGTCACCGATGCGTTCGTGACCGAGGCCGCGGCATCCGGTGTCGACATCTTCCGCATCTTCGACGCCCTCAACGACGTCTCGCAGATGCGGCCGGCGATCGACGCGGTCCTGGGGACCGGCACCGCGGTGGCCGAAGTCGCCCTCTGCTACACGGGGGATCTGCTGGATCCCGCCGAAGACCTGTACACGCTCGACTACTACCTGGGTCTGGCCGAGCAGATCGTCGACGCGGGAGCCCACATCCTCGCGATCAAGGACATGGCGGGCCTGCTGCGCCCGGCCGCCGCGGCGAAGCTCGTGACGGCGCTGCGCGAGCGGTTCGACCTGCCGGTGCACGTCCACACCCACGACACCGCTGGCGGGCAGCTCGCGACGCTGCTGGCCGCCTCGGCGGCGGGGGCGGATGCCGTGGACGCGGCCTCGGCGCCCATGGCGGGAACCACGAGCCAGCCGTCGCTGTCGGCGCTGGTCGCCGCGCTCGCGCACACCGAACGCGACACGGGCCTCGACCTCGGGGCCGTCAGCGACCTGGAGCCCTACTGGGAGGCCGTGCGTCACCTGTACCGGCCGTTCGAGTCGGGTCTCGCCGGACCCACCGGGCGCGTCTACCGTCACGAGATCCCCGGCGGACAGCTGTCGAACCTGCGCCAGCAGGCGATCGCGCTGGGCCTGGCCGACGACTTCGAGCTCATCGAGGACATGTACGCCGCCGCCGACCGCATCCTCGGCCGGGTGCCCAAAGTCACGCCCTCGTCGAAGGTGGTGGGGGACCTCGCCCTGCACCTCGCCGCGGTGAAGGCCGATCCGGCCGACTTCGAGCAGAACCCCGAGAAGTACGACGTGCCCGACTCGGTGGTGTCGTTCATGGCGGGGGAGCTGGGTGATCTTCCGGGCGGTTGGCCGGAGCCCTTCCGCTCGAAGGTCCTCGCCGGCCGGGATGCCAAGACGGGCACGACCCCGCTCACCGACGACGACACGGCGGCACTGGCGGGGGAGTCCGCCGAGCGGCGCTCCCGCTTGAACCGTCTGCTGTTCCCGGGGCCGACGCGCACTTTCGAGCAGACCCGCGAGACGTACGGCGACCTGAGCGTGCTCTCCACGGCCGACTACCTCTACGGGCTGCAGTCCGGCGGCGAACACACCGTCGAGATCGAGCGCGGCGTGCAGCTGTTCGTCGGCCTCGAGGCGGTCGGTGAGGCGGACGACAAGGGCATGCGCACGGTCATGACGACCTTGAACGGACAGTTGCGCCCGGTGTTCGTCCGCGACCGCTCCATCGACGTCGAGGCGCGTCAGGCCGAGAAGGCCGACACCTCGAAGCCGGGCCAGATGGCGGCGCCGTTCTCGGGCGTCGTGACGCTGAAGGCGTCGCCGGGCGACCGCGTCTCCGCCGGTCAGGCGGTCGCCTCGATCGAGGCGATGAAGATGGAGGCGGCGATCACCGCACCCGTCGACGGAGTGGTCGAGCGTGTCGCGATCGGTACCACACAACAGGTCGAAGCAGGAGATCTTTTGCTGGTAATCCGCCAAGCGCAGTAA
- a CDS encoding ParA family protein: MHVLSVSSLKGGVGKTTVTLGLASAAFARGVRTLVVDLDPQSDVSTGMDIQVAGRLNIADVLANPKEKVVRQAITSSGWAKVHPGTIDVLIGSPSAINFDGPHPSVRDVWKLEEALATIEADYDLVLIDCAPSLNALTRTAWAASDRVVVVTEPGLFSVAAADRALRAIEEIRRGLSPRLQPLGVVVNRVRPQSIEHQFRIKELRDMFGPLVLNPQLPERTSLQQAQGAAKPLHVWPGDSAQELAADFDALLDRIVRTGRIPVESEAPQA, translated from the coding sequence GTGCACGTACTCTCCGTCAGCTCTCTCAAAGGCGGGGTCGGCAAGACGACCGTGACACTCGGGCTGGCTTCCGCAGCCTTCGCACGTGGCGTTCGCACTCTCGTCGTCGACCTCGACCCTCAGTCCGACGTGTCGACCGGGATGGACATCCAGGTCGCCGGTCGGCTCAACATCGCCGATGTCCTGGCCAACCCCAAAGAGAAGGTCGTCCGACAGGCGATCACCTCAAGCGGGTGGGCCAAGGTTCACCCCGGCACCATCGACGTGCTCATCGGCAGCCCGTCGGCCATCAACTTCGACGGACCGCACCCGAGCGTCCGCGACGTCTGGAAGCTCGAAGAGGCGCTGGCGACGATCGAGGCCGACTACGACCTCGTGCTCATCGACTGCGCCCCCTCGCTCAACGCCCTCACTCGCACCGCGTGGGCCGCGAGCGACCGCGTCGTGGTCGTCACCGAGCCCGGCCTGTTCTCGGTCGCCGCGGCCGACCGAGCCCTGCGCGCGATCGAAGAGATCCGCCGCGGTCTCTCGCCGCGACTGCAGCCCCTCGGCGTCGTGGTCAACCGCGTGCGCCCGCAGTCGATCGAGCACCAGTTCCGCATCAAAGAGCTGCGCGACATGTTCGGTCCGCTCGTGCTCAACCCGCAGCTGCCCGAGCGCACCTCGCTCCAGCAGGCGCAGGGTGCCGCCAAGCCGCTGCACGTGTGGCCCGGCGACTCCGCTCAGGAGCTCGCGGCCGACTTCGACGCGCTGCTCGACCGGATCGTGCGCACCGGCCGGATCCCCGTCGAGTCCGAGGCCCCGCAGGCCTGA
- a CDS encoding MerR family transcriptional regulator produces the protein MNAGDALGEPRFAADLLFTDGLPEMDDDTGYRGAVAARAAGITYRQLDYWARTELVVPTVRGASGSGSQRLYGFRDILVLKLVKRLLDTGISLQQIRTAVDQLRAAGIRDLAGTTLMSDGASVYLCTSNDEVIDLVSRGQGVFGIAVGKVLREVESTLVDFEKATPDAVDELAARRAARTA, from the coding sequence ATGAACGCTGGCGACGCGCTCGGTGAACCTCGGTTCGCCGCTGATCTCCTCTTCACCGACGGTCTGCCCGAGATGGACGACGACACCGGTTATCGCGGGGCCGTCGCGGCACGCGCTGCCGGCATCACATACCGCCAGCTCGACTACTGGGCTCGTACCGAGCTCGTCGTCCCGACGGTCCGCGGGGCGAGCGGGTCGGGATCGCAGCGTCTCTACGGCTTCCGCGACATCCTCGTCCTCAAGCTCGTGAAGCGTCTTCTCGACACCGGTATCTCGCTGCAGCAGATCCGCACAGCCGTCGATCAGCTCCGCGCCGCGGGCATCCGCGACCTCGCGGGCACCACCCTCATGAGCGACGGGGCCTCCGTGTACCTGTGCACCTCGAACGACGAGGTCATCGACCTCGTCAGCCGTGGCCAGGGCGTCTTCGGTATCGCGGTGGGCAAGGTCCTCCGCGAGGTCGAGTCCACGCTCGTCGACTTCGAGAAGGCCACCCCCGACGCCGTCGACGAGCTCGCCGCGCGCCGCGCCGCCCGCACCGCCTGA
- the ftsR gene encoding transcriptional regulator FtsR has product MAAAPSRSRQTAAGLLSIGQVLARLTPDFPALTSSKLRFLEVQGIVSPTRTDSGYRKFSPADLERLRLALTLQRDHYLPLVVIRDYLADLDAGRNPAPPTAIPSMTSAPRRYRREELLTAAGARPQLLNDAVSTGVIGAADSYSEQTVTLLRALVALDRHGIEPRHIRSLRQSAEREVSLVESALSALLRRPDAPSRARASELAPELAARLDEVRAMFVRDALERILS; this is encoded by the coding sequence ATGGCGGCAGCCCCCTCCCGTAGTCGACAGACGGCTGCGGGGCTGCTCAGCATCGGGCAGGTGCTCGCGCGCCTGACCCCCGATTTCCCGGCACTCACCTCGAGCAAGCTGCGCTTCCTCGAGGTGCAGGGGATCGTCTCGCCGACGCGCACCGATTCCGGGTACCGCAAGTTCTCGCCGGCCGACCTCGAGCGGCTGCGTCTCGCGCTCACGCTGCAGCGCGACCACTACCTTCCGCTCGTCGTCATCCGCGACTACCTCGCCGACCTCGACGCGGGCCGCAACCCGGCCCCGCCGACCGCGATCCCGTCGATGACGAGCGCGCCGCGCCGCTACCGACGCGAAGAGCTCTTGACCGCCGCGGGCGCGCGCCCCCAGTTGTTGAACGACGCGGTCAGCACCGGGGTGATCGGCGCCGCCGACAGTTACTCCGAGCAGACGGTCACTCTGCTCCGCGCCCTCGTCGCGCTGGACCGGCACGGCATCGAGCCGCGCCACATCCGCTCGTTGCGGCAGAGCGCCGAGCGCGAGGTCTCGCTCGTGGAGTCGGCGCTGTCGGCCCTGCTGCGGCGCCCCGATGCGCCCTCGCGGGCCCGTGCGAGCGAGCTCGCTCCCGAGCTCGCGGCCCGCCTCGACGAGGTGCGGGCGATGTTCGTGCGCGATGCGCTCGAGCGAATCCTGTCCTGA
- a CDS encoding FHA domain-containing protein codes for MDETSRFERDEIRRAADAAAAGASHDTTQTHDADLSFVPFGADLNEAELEAIDALPSGAALLIVRSGPTTGARYLLDTDVTTVGRHPEADLFFDDVTVSRRHAEILRSGSSFEIVDQRSLNGSYVNGERVDRSALVNGSEVRIGKFRLNFFGSPADLPAAEH; via the coding sequence GTGGACGAGACCAGCCGATTCGAGCGAGACGAGATCCGGCGCGCGGCCGACGCCGCCGCAGCCGGGGCGTCGCACGACACGACCCAGACCCACGACGCCGACCTGTCGTTCGTCCCCTTCGGAGCCGACCTCAACGAGGCGGAGCTCGAGGCGATCGACGCCCTCCCCTCGGGAGCGGCTCTGCTGATCGTCCGCTCGGGACCGACGACCGGGGCCCGCTACCTCCTCGACACCGACGTGACCACCGTCGGCCGTCACCCCGAGGCCGACCTCTTCTTCGACGACGTCACCGTCTCGCGTCGTCACGCCGAGATCCTCCGCTCGGGCAGCTCGTTCGAGATCGTCGACCAGCGCTCGCTCAACGGCAGCTACGTCAACGGCGAGCGGGTCGACCGCTCGGCCCTCGTCAACGGCTCCGAGGTGCGCATCGGCAAGTTCCGTCTCAACTTCTTCGGTTCGCCGGCCGACCTGCCCGCGGCTGAGCACTGA
- a CDS encoding copper resistance CopC family protein: MTSSVTPRRRLLPAVLAAGLLAAAALFVPASPAAAHDELVSTDPAAGATLEALPAQITFSYSADILTDAGATVIEVTDSSGASLAEGAPTVSGAEVTQALQGSASGTVTVKWRVVSSDGHPIDGDFAFSVPAAADTPSATATPTASAGPAPAESATPAQTPNATPLPTDNTSAPSPLPWILLAVILVIVAGVLVYVFASRSGRKTAGGGTAGR; encoded by the coding sequence GTGACTTCCTCCGTGACGCCCCGCCGACGCCTTCTCCCCGCCGTCCTCGCCGCCGGCCTGCTGGCCGCCGCCGCGCTGTTCGTGCCGGCCTCCCCCGCCGCCGCCCACGACGAGCTCGTCTCGACCGATCCCGCGGCCGGGGCGACGCTCGAGGCTCTCCCGGCGCAGATCACGTTCTCGTACAGCGCCGACATCCTCACCGACGCCGGCGCGACCGTGATCGAAGTCACCGATTCGTCGGGCGCCTCACTGGCGGAGGGCGCCCCGACCGTCTCGGGCGCTGAGGTGACGCAGGCGTTGCAGGGATCGGCATCCGGGACCGTCACCGTGAAGTGGCGCGTCGTGTCGAGCGACGGCCACCCCATCGACGGCGACTTCGCCTTCTCGGTGCCCGCCGCAGCCGACACCCCCTCCGCGACCGCGACCCCCACGGCGTCGGCCGGTCCCGCGCCCGCCGAGAGCGCGACCCCGGCGCAGACCCCGAACGCCACTCCCCTGCCGACCGATAACACCTCGGCGCCCTCTCCCCTGCCCTGGATCCTGCTCGCCGTCATCCTCGTGATCGTGGCCGGGGTCCTGGTCTACGTTTTCGCCTCGCGCAGCGGTCGCAAGACCGCCGGTGGCGGCACCGCCGGGCGATAG
- the lpdA gene encoding dihydrolipoyl dehydrogenase: MPHYDLVILGAGPGGYVAAVRGAQLGLSVAIVEEKYWGGVCLNVGCIPSKALLRNADLAHTFHAKADLFGISGDVTFDFGKAFDRSRSVAAGHVKGIHYLMKKNKVTEYEGRGSFADDHTLNVTLTDGSKEQVTFDNVIIATGSTVRLLPGVTLSENVVTYEEQILTRELPESIVIVGAGAIGMEFAYVMTNYGVKVTIIEFLDRALPNEDAEVSKEIQKQYKGYGVDILTSTKVESVTDHGDKVTVAYTAKDGSQSSIDADRVLMSIGFAPKVDGFGLENTGVKLTERGAIEIDDHMRTNVPHIYSIGDVTAKLQLAHVAEAQGVVAAETIAGAETQTLGDYRNMPRATFCNPQVASFGLTEQQARDAGHDIKVAKFPFSANGKANGLGEPVGFVKLVADAETLELIGGHLIGPDVSELLPELTLAQKWDLTALEAARNVHTHPTLSEGLQEAFHGLTGHMINL, encoded by the coding sequence ATGCCTCATTACGATCTGGTCATTCTTGGTGCGGGTCCCGGCGGGTACGTCGCCGCCGTCCGCGGCGCACAGCTCGGACTGTCGGTCGCGATCGTCGAAGAGAAGTACTGGGGCGGTGTGTGCCTCAACGTGGGCTGCATCCCCTCCAAGGCCCTCCTGCGCAACGCCGACCTCGCGCACACGTTCCACGCGAAGGCCGACCTGTTCGGCATCTCGGGGGACGTCACCTTCGACTTCGGCAAGGCGTTCGACCGCTCGCGCAGCGTCGCCGCCGGCCACGTCAAGGGCATCCACTACCTGATGAAGAAGAACAAGGTCACCGAGTACGAGGGCCGCGGCTCCTTCGCCGACGACCACACGCTGAACGTGACGCTGACCGACGGCTCCAAGGAGCAGGTCACCTTCGACAACGTCATCATCGCCACGGGCTCGACCGTGCGCTTGCTCCCCGGCGTCACCCTGTCCGAGAACGTCGTCACCTATGAGGAGCAGATCCTCACCCGCGAGCTCCCCGAGTCGATCGTCATCGTCGGCGCCGGCGCCATCGGCATGGAGTTCGCCTACGTCATGACGAACTACGGCGTGAAGGTCACGATCATCGAGTTCCTCGACCGTGCGCTGCCCAACGAAGACGCGGAGGTCTCGAAAGAGATCCAGAAGCAGTACAAGGGGTACGGCGTCGACATCCTCACCTCGACCAAGGTCGAGTCGGTCACCGACCATGGCGACAAGGTCACCGTCGCGTACACGGCGAAGGACGGCTCGCAGAGCTCGATCGACGCCGACCGCGTGCTCATGTCGATCGGCTTCGCCCCCAAGGTCGACGGCTTCGGTCTCGAGAACACCGGCGTGAAGCTCACCGAGCGCGGCGCCATCGAGATCGACGACCACATGCGCACCAACGTGCCGCACATCTACTCGATCGGCGACGTCACCGCGAAGCTGCAGCTGGCCCACGTGGCCGAGGCGCAGGGCGTCGTGGCCGCCGAGACCATCGCCGGAGCCGAGACGCAGACCCTCGGCGACTACCGCAACATGCCCCGCGCCACCTTCTGCAACCCGCAGGTCGCCTCGTTCGGCCTCACCGAGCAGCAGGCGCGCGACGCCGGTCACGACATCAAGGTCGCGAAGTTCCCCTTCTCGGCCAACGGCAAGGCGAACGGCCTCGGCGAGCCCGTCGGCTTCGTCAAGCTCGTCGCCGACGCCGAGACGCTCGAGCTCATCGGCGGCCACCTCATCGGCCCCGACGTGTCGGAGCTTCTGCCCGAGCTGACCCTCGCGCAGAAGTGGGACCTCACCGCCCTCGAGGCCGCGCGCAACGTGCACACCCACCCGACGCTGTCGGAGGGCCTGCAGGAGGCCTTCCACGGCCTCACGGGGCACATGATCAACCTCTGA
- a CDS encoding CYTH domain-containing protein, whose amino-acid sequence MSGDPKGSSNVEVESKYDVGDETPLPDWSALPGVTRVGDPEPRDLDARYLDTAAADLARAGVAVRRRTGGPDEGWHVKGPLEAGGRRETQWPLEADGDSDADPVVPPAVQDAVASIAEPPFTPLARLRNHRTAYALLDADGNEVAEFVDDRVRAHDERRGVESAWREWEVELGPAGPSDDAGRAEFFAAVDAAVFAAGGRRAASGSKLARALGH is encoded by the coding sequence TTGAGCGGAGACCCGAAGGGGTCGTCGAACGTCGAGGTCGAGTCGAAGTACGACGTCGGCGATGAGACGCCTCTGCCCGACTGGTCGGCCCTGCCCGGCGTGACCCGGGTCGGAGACCCCGAACCCCGCGACCTCGACGCGCGCTACCTCGACACCGCTGCGGCCGACCTGGCTCGGGCGGGTGTCGCGGTGCGCCGCCGCACGGGCGGCCCCGACGAGGGGTGGCACGTGAAGGGGCCCCTCGAGGCCGGAGGCCGACGCGAGACGCAGTGGCCGCTCGAGGCCGACGGCGATTCCGACGCCGACCCGGTGGTCCCTCCGGCGGTTCAGGATGCCGTCGCCTCGATCGCCGAGCCCCCGTTCACTCCTCTCGCGCGGCTGCGCAACCACCGCACGGCCTACGCGCTGCTCGATGCCGACGGGAACGAGGTCGCCGAGTTCGTCGACGACCGCGTCCGGGCGCACGACGAGCGACGCGGCGTCGAGTCGGCGTGGCGGGAGTGGGAGGTCGAGCTCGGCCCCGCCGGTCCGTCCGACGACGCCGGGCGCGCGGAGTTCTTCGCCGCGGTCGATGCGGCCGTGTTCGCCGCGGGAGGCCGCCGCGCGGCATCCGGTTCCAAGCTCGCTCGCGCTCTGGGGCACTGA
- a CDS encoding glutamine amidotransferase yields the protein MTSTDLPGDRPFVLLATRAEDLPADEEYALFLRFTGLPPERLRRVRLEREPMPEIDLDEVSGILVGGSPFNASDPVERKSPVQRRVEDEMAALVDEVVARDHPFLGACYGVGTLGTHLGAPIDGTFAEPISVVDVSLTAAGRDDPLAEALPATFTAFVGHKEAISALPPTATLLASSPTCPVQMFRLKQNVYATQFHPELDLDGIVTRIHAYASYGYFAADELDLTLEAVRRAPVTAPSRLLRTFVERYAR from the coding sequence GTGACCTCGACCGACCTCCCCGGTGACCGCCCCTTCGTGCTGCTGGCTACGCGCGCCGAAGACCTCCCGGCCGACGAGGAATACGCGCTCTTCCTGCGATTCACGGGGCTGCCCCCCGAGCGACTGCGCCGCGTCCGACTCGAGCGCGAGCCGATGCCCGAGATCGACCTCGACGAGGTCTCGGGCATCCTGGTGGGCGGGAGCCCCTTCAACGCCTCCGACCCGGTCGAGCGCAAGTCGCCCGTGCAACGACGCGTCGAGGACGAGATGGCGGCGCTCGTCGACGAGGTCGTGGCACGCGATCATCCGTTCCTCGGAGCCTGTTACGGCGTCGGAACCCTGGGCACGCACCTCGGTGCGCCCATCGACGGCACCTTCGCCGAGCCCATCAGCGTGGTCGACGTGTCTCTCACCGCCGCCGGACGCGACGACCCCCTCGCCGAGGCGCTGCCCGCGACCTTCACCGCGTTCGTGGGACACAAAGAAGCGATCAGCGCGCTGCCGCCCACCGCGACCCTGCTCGCGTCGTCACCCACCTGCCCGGTGCAGATGTTCCGGCTGAAGCAGAACGTCTACGCGACGCAGTTCCACCCCGAGCTCGATCTGGACGGCATCGTCACCCGCATCCACGCCTACGCGTCGTACGGGTACTTCGCCGCCGACGAGCTCGACCTCACCCTGGAGGCCGTGCGCCGCGCGCCCGTGACCGCCCCGTCGCGCCTGCTGCGCACCTTCGTCGAACGCTACGCGCGCTGA
- a CDS encoding NAD(P)H-hydrate epimerase — MSESAGGVLAAGERISAYSADAVRAAEKPLLAEGRPLMRRAAAALAEIVALRLADRPGAVLVLAGAGDNGGDALYAAADLCAVVDRVDIVLVRDRVHRAALDTAVAAGARVRSASDVCEAMGGYVLVLDGILGIGRLADRRLRGGARALVECVRAQEQRPLVVAVDLPSGLDPDDGTADAAVLAADLTVTFGALKAGLVRGRGPELAGRVHLVDLGLEPYLKLAHPAVTAPVDVVRVTPRDSG; from the coding sequence ATGAGTGAGAGCGCGGGCGGAGTGCTGGCTGCGGGCGAGCGCATCTCGGCGTACAGCGCCGACGCGGTCCGCGCGGCCGAGAAGCCGCTCCTCGCCGAGGGGCGACCGCTCATGCGGCGGGCCGCCGCGGCCCTGGCCGAGATCGTCGCGCTCCGTCTCGCCGATCGGCCGGGGGCGGTCCTGGTCCTCGCCGGGGCGGGCGACAACGGGGGAGACGCCCTCTACGCCGCGGCCGACCTGTGCGCCGTCGTCGATCGCGTCGACATCGTGCTCGTGCGCGACCGCGTCCACCGGGCCGCCCTCGACACGGCCGTGGCCGCGGGCGCGCGCGTGCGATCCGCCTCGGACGTCTGCGAGGCGATGGGTGGATACGTGCTCGTGCTCGACGGCATCCTGGGCATCGGACGTCTGGCGGACCGCCGCCTGCGCGGGGGAGCGCGCGCCCTCGTCGAGTGCGTGCGGGCCCAGGAGCAGCGACCGCTGGTGGTCGCGGTCGATCTGCCGAGCGGTCTGGACCCCGACGACGGCACGGCGGATGCCGCGGTGCTCGCCGCCGATCTGACGGTGACGTTCGGAGCGCTCAAGGCGGGCCTCGTGCGGGGTCGCGGTCCCGAGCTCGCCGGGCGCGTGCACCTGGTCGATCTCGGGCTGGAGCCCTACCTGAAGCTCGCGCATCCCGCGGTCACCGCTCCGGTCGACGTCGTGCGGGTCACCCCGCGCGATAGCGGGTGA